Within Candidatus Cloacimonadota bacterium, the genomic segment GTTTGCACAAATGATAAACCATTGAAATGGTTACTACAAAAGGCTTTGTTTGCTTTTCCCATGAATAACCCAGTGAAATTGAATTGATTTCACAGGTTAAAAATTCATGGGCTTGAAAAAAATGAAATTATTGTGTTTTCTTTGATTACTGAAAAATAAATATTTTTCGGGGGATGCGTACTCGTCTTTTTACTTTGACACTTCTTCGCTTACTCGCTTTTCCGCTTTGTCTCCCGCAGGCCCCGGTGTAGTTCTGACTATTTCTCTTTTACTTCGTAGCCGCATTCTTCCAAAATCGCTCTTACGTAGGGAGAGAACTCACTTTCCAATTTCATCTCTACCCATTTTCTCTGTAATTCACCACCGTTCTGCCAAAGTGCACTTAGAGCTTCTGCTCGAATAAGTTCATTATCACTGATCGCCATTTTTTCAAGTTGGTTCATAATTTCGAATCTCTGCTTTTCATAGTCTATAGTGGTGCTGTCGGCAGTTACTCGAAGATAAGTGGAAATTGCTTTTAATGTTATTTCCGGATATTTGGTTTTGGTTTTATGGTATTGGTTTAAAAGTAATTTTGCAGTTTCTGGAGTTTTGTAACTTTTTAAAGAATTCAAGGCTGCTGAACGGACTGTGAAAATTTCATCATCAAGAGCTGAGATTAGTGTGGAAACAGCTGTTTCATCTTTCAATTTACTGATCGCACCGACTACTGTCAGTCGGCAGAGTTCATCTTCATCGTCGATAAATTTGATAATCTCTGTAGTCGCGGTTTTATCGCCAATGTTGCCCAAAGCTCCGATGATCGAGCGTCGCAGATCGAAGTATTTTTTTTTGGAAAGCATCTCCATCAAAGGTCCTACAGCTTCTTTGAATTTAGTTGTTCCCAAAAATCGGATTGCATTTTTTTGAATTCTCTCATTTTCATCATAGATTTTTTCCAGCAGCAGAGGTGCAATAGAATCGGGATAAGTTTTCACGATCGTATCGATAAGGCGTAATTCCAGGCTGGAATCCGTTCCCAGTTTATTTTCGCAAATGTATTCCACTCCCTTTATTCCTTTGGCTTTATAGGCTTCGATAGCTCTGGCTACTTTCTGCCGGTTCGAACCAACCTGCCACAAGGATGCTTCTGTAAATAATTCTTCTGCAGTTTTCAAGGAATCTTCCACTGTTAAAACTATCTCTTCAATCGGTTCTTCATTAATGCTGGCAATCACATTTCGATCCAGATCAAGTCCGATGCCCCAATCGTTGAAAGTCCAGAGTTTACCATTATCTGCCAGGCTATTGCGAGAATATCTGTCTCTTCCTTCCAAATCCAGGAAAATACCGCAACCGGCAAAACCTCTTCCCCAGCGCACCGAGCCGAAACTGTGATCTTCCCAGGTGGAATACATATCATCGCCCAGTTTGTCGATAAACAGCGCAAAAGAATTAGTGAGAGCTACTCCATATCCACCGGAAACTGTGTAATAATCATTTCCTGTTTCATCAACCAGCATTCCCACAGAAAGATCGTGAGCAGTTCCTCCGATCACTCCGTTCCGGCTGTGATATTGATCATCGCCACCTTGATCCCATAATGCTCCAACCGCCAGATGAATTCCAGCTCCCTGACCGTATTGAGCTGCATTATAACTGTCATTTCCTCCGCCATCGATCAGCATTCCCAAGGAATACCAGTAAGCCGAACCTTCGCAGAAAACTTCGCCTTCGTAAAAATCATTTCCACTTTTATCGTAAAGCACACCAATTCCACCACCTGCTCGTGGACGCCAGCCCATGCCGAATCCGTGACTGAAAGATTGATAATCATCTGGTAAAAGAGGAGCATGTAAATAGGCACCTCCGGTGCGATAAGTGTCATCTCCACCGCTATCCTGCAATAATCCATAACCAAAAACCGAACCCATTCCCTGCGCCCAGATCTTAGCAAAATACCTGTCGTCACCTTCACCATGATCCATCAAAATACCGATTCCTACATTTCCTGCTGCTTCACCAAAAACTCCGCAGCGATAATCGTCTTTTCCATCAGCATCATATAAAATTCCAGTTCCAAAAATACCAACTCCCTGAGAATAATCCGCTCCGTGGTAAATATCGTCGCCTTCGTCATCTATCAGAATTCCACAACCCAAAAATCCAGCTCCCTGATTTACAGCCTTTTCACCCTCGAAATAAACATCATTTCCACCGTAATCGATAACAGCAGAAAAAGGATTTCCCAGCTCACCCAAAGCTCCGCCGGCGCGGCAGCGATAAGTATCATTTCCGCCCAGATCGATAATTACAGCATAATCATAACTATAAACATTATCGCCTTTTCCACCGATGATAATATCACCAAAATCTGTGTGCCAATGAGCCAGCATTTCTCCCTGCATTCCCGCTAAAACATGATTGGGAGTAACAAGTTCTTCCTTTTCCCAATCTGTATTTTGATAAATCTCCCAGATAATTCCGGCAAAGATCATTCCGGCAGTATTTAGCGAAGTTCGATCTATTTTTTTGATAATGTTCAAAAGGTCATCTTTATCCACAACTCTGGAAGTATCGGCTTCTGCATTAAACTCTCTCTGCCAACTTCCTGCCAAATCTTCAATTCGAGGATCGTTTTCATCTGCCCACAAACCGGGAGTACTCATGATCAGATCGTGCAATTCCCATTCATCCAGATTAAGTAGCGCTTTTTCTCGATATTTTTCTGCTTCGATCATTGCATTTTCCAATAATTCAAATACATTTCCTGGATTTTCAATTTCCACATCCCCAAGTTCAAC encodes:
- a CDS encoding HEAT repeat domain-containing protein produces the protein MKSILIFCSLLFVVNFFLQAEMLDSLSVSALDSCLTYLHLDPSELGFEKAWVKDDTFKLKVIDHLLDNPLDLPEYVEETVNIADESWEDPIKFLEFASKQLDVELGDVEIENPGNVFELLENAMIEAEKYREKALLNLDEWELHDLIMSTPGLWADENDPRIEDLAGSWQREFNAEADTSRVVDKDDLLNIIKKIDRTSLNTAGMIFAGIIWEIYQNTDWEKEELVTPNHVLAGMQGEMLAHWHTDFGDIIIGGKGDNVYSYDYAVIIDLGGNDTYRCRAGGALGELGNPFSAVIDYGGNDVYFEGEKAVNQGAGFLGCGILIDDEGDDIYHGADYSQGVGIFGTGILYDADGKDDYRCGVFGEAAGNVGIGILMDHGEGDDRYFAKIWAQGMGSVFGYGLLQDSGGDDTYRTGGAYLHAPLLPDDYQSFSHGFGMGWRPRAGGGIGVLYDKSGNDFYEGEVFCEGSAYWYSLGMLIDGGGNDSYNAAQYGQGAGIHLAVGALWDQGGDDQYHSRNGVIGGTAHDLSVGMLVDETGNDYYTVSGGYGVALTNSFALFIDKLGDDMYSTWEDHSFGSVRWGRGFAGCGIFLDLEGRDRYSRNSLADNGKLWTFNDWGIGLDLDRNVIASINEEPIEEIVLTVEDSLKTAEELFTEASLWQVGSNRQKVARAIEAYKAKGIKGVEYICENKLGTDSSLELRLIDTIVKTYPDSIAPLLLEKIYDENERIQKNAIRFLGTTKFKEAVGPLMEMLSKKKYFDLRRSIIGALGNIGDKTATTEIIKFIDDEDELCRLTVVGAISKLKDETAVSTLISALDDEIFTVRSAALNSLKSYKTPETAKLLLNQYHKTKTKYPEITLKAISTYLRVTADSTTIDYEKQRFEIMNQLEKMAISDNELIRAEALSALWQNGGELQRKWVEMKLESEFSPYVRAILEECGYEVKEK